In Zingiber officinale cultivar Zhangliang chromosome 3B, Zo_v1.1, whole genome shotgun sequence, a single window of DNA contains:
- the LOC121968004 gene encoding myb-related protein Zm1-like, with the protein MGRGRAPCCAKVGLNKGSWTQEEDMRLVAYIHKHGHGNWRALPKLAGLLRCGKSCRLRWINYLRPDIKRGNFTKEEEEAIIKLHGLLGNKWSKIASLLPGRTDNEIKNVWNTHLKKRLASPFTISSSSASCHEQDRSKPDKEGDCTEILNSNTCLVDDELIEIPIDANMDLWSMLEYDSHSNITPSSSSSIELVKEMNRDPLAQEELVTRDHQPLISDEVIDPNIWSMMINEDDDACSFAPALEISNYPCDNWFVCLEEELGLRPEPAGSYHEQCHVAFNQDPPHHPS; encoded by the exons ATGGGACGAGGCCGAGCTCCATGCTGCGCCAAGGTCGGCCTGAACAAAGGCTCATGGACGCAGGAGGAGGACATGAGATTGGTCGCTTACATCCATAAGCATGGCCATGGAAACTGGCGAGCTCTTCCGAAACTTGCAG GTTTGTTGAGGTGCGGCAAGAGCTGCAGGTTGAGGTGGATTAATTACCTTCGCCCAGACATCAAACGAGGcaacttcaccaaggaagaagaagaagccatcATCAAGCTACATGGCTTGTTAGGGAACAA ATGGTCCAAGATTGCATCTTTGTTACCAGGAAGAACTGATAACGAGATCAAGAACGTGTGGAACACACATTTGAAGAAGAGATTGGCCTCGCCATTCACAATTTCTTCCTCCTCTGCCTCGTGCCATGAGCAAGATCGAAGCAAGCCTGACAAAGAAGGAGATTGCACTGAAATTCTTAACTCGAACACTTGTCTCGTCGACGACGAGCTGATCGAAATCCCCATCGACGCTAACATGGACTTGTGGAGCATGCTCGAGTACGATAGCCACTCCAACATAACGCCAAGCTCCTCTTCATCGATAGAACTAGTCAAGGAGATGAACCGTGATCCCCTCGCCCAAGAAGAATTGGTCACCAGAGATCATCAACCTTTGATTTCGGACGAAGTGATCGATCCAAACATTTGGAGCATGATGATTAATGAGGACGATGATGCCTGTTCATTTGCTCCGGCATTGGAGATCAGCAACTATCCCTGCGATAACTGGTTCGTGTGCTTGGAGGAGGAGCTTGGGCTGAGACCAGAGCCGGCCGGCAGCTACCATGAACAGTGTCATGTTGCTTTCAATCAGGACCCTCCTCACCATCCCTCTTAG
- the LOC121968005 gene encoding uncharacterized protein LOC121968005, whose amino-acid sequence MAMEVPQPKLPEKEKKEEEDRTHNFDKDKYTKVVELIDETPPFNDDLSTRAFYDDLAKRVCQEARSNKAPLNLMNDSVLHEVIAREKNQENPLAIAIIYLPEALDHQNKDGDTPLHIAAEMGRGEVAKALLEKNKGLAGMINRKGETPLHKAVLHGHLDVFNIMIQAVGKEMAKVRTNDGSNILHYAIMRKKTKDAWVIAKQFPESIPTRNAYGATPLHLMVDLFEKTPETGILNSLLCKDRSSKKKKQRKPDEETGIVGCWTASQQRTSTVFGREKVLHHPSPKQSTGDVEDYEMKIMLLKLLVPSDVDDSSFYFGGTKAQRSISSNTAEHGELMAKFTRELEEQELKEQEQKQAESSQSHGSVDADGNKRWELSPLITGIRLGIDEFVIEILKLSPWSATFVDYDGSNVIQAAVKHRRKLVVETIKANKLLPPWLFTALEPLTDNTVLHIAASYNSQNRKKELAGPLCLQDELEWFQTMNRIVPEGLSNYRNKKGKTAQEVFDDEHEDMLEECRKQLKDIGRTCSPLLAAVVLSSSFYIPSEHNRDSNQLAFKIFSHVYVVGFSCAATSLVMFLMLAITTFMNQDFRRKLPRHYLVACFLLIISVAAFIVAFACNIYLQIYGGTGSPPPTWRRCCSSSYWFPSSSPCPSPSRESPGHWIPLNVSTSNSMFFLIKYQLDI is encoded by the exons ATGGCCATGGAAGTGCCGCAGCCGAAGTTGccggagaaagagaagaaggaggaggaggatcgAACTCATAACTTCGATAAGGACAAGTACACAAAAGTGGTGGAACTCATTGATGAAACCCCACCGTTTAATGATGATCTTTCGACGAGGGCGTTTTATGATGATCTTGCGAAGAGGGTGTGTCAGGAAGCGCGTTCCAACAAGGCGCCGTTGAACCTGATGAACGACTCGGTGCTCCACGAGGTGATCGCCAGGGAGAAGAATCAGGAGAACCCCCTGGCCATCGCCATCATCTACCTTCCGGAAGCCTTGGACCACCAGAACAAAGACGGAGACACCCCTCTGCACATCGCGGCCGAGATGGGCCGCGGAGAGGTGGCGAAGGCCTTGTTAGAGAAGAACAAAGGGCTCGCGGGCATGATAAACAG GAAAGGGGAGACCCCGCTGCACAAGGCGGTGCTGCACGGCCACCTAGACGTGTTCAACATCATGATCCAGGCGGTAGGCAAGGAAATGGCCAAGGTTCGCACCAATGACGGCTCCAACATCTTGCACTACGCCATCATGCGCAAGAAGACAA AGGACGCTTGGGTCATCGCAAAGCAATTTCCAGAGTCGATACCGACACGAAATGCTTATGGGGCCACCCCGTTGCACTTAATGGTGGACTTATTCGAAAAAACGCCTGAAACTGGAATTTTGAATTCTCTTCTTTGTAAAG ATCGATCTTCgaaaaagaagaagcaaaggAAACCAGATGAAGAAACTGGCATCGTAGG CTGTTGGACGGCGTCACAACAAAGAACTTCTACTGTTTTTGGAAGAGAGAAAGTGTTGCATCATCCAAGTCCAAAACAATCTAC GGGAGATGTGGAAGACTACGAAATGAAAATAATGCTCCTCAAACTCTTAGTCCCGAGCGACGTCGACGACTCATCATTCTACTTCGGGGGAACCAAAGCTCAAAGAAGCATCTCGAGCAATACTGCTGAGCATGGTGAATTGATGGCTAAGTTTACGCGGGAGCTGGAAGAGCAGGAGCTGAAAGAGCAGGAGCAAAAGCAGGCGGAGAGCTCCCAGTCGCACGGGTCGGTGGACGCGGACGGTAATAAAAGATGGGAGCTGTCTCCGTTGATCACAGGCATCAGGCTCGGCATCGACGAATTCGTGATCGAAATCCTCAAACTGTCCCCATGGTCAGCCACCTTCGTCGATTACGATGGCAGCAACGTGATCCAGGCAGCCGTCAAGCATCGCCGGAAGCTAGTCGTGGAGACCATCAAAGCTAACAAGCTGCTGCCGCCGTGGTTGTTCACCGCTCTGGAGCCCCTCACCGACAACACCGTTCTCCATATCGCAGCTTCCTACAATTCCCAGAACCGCAAGAAGGAATTAGCAGGCCCCCTGTGCCTGCAAGATGAACTCGAATGGTTCCAG ACGATGAACCGTATCGTTCCTGAAGGGCTGTCGAACTACCGAAACAAAAAGGGGAAGACCGCCCAGGAGGTGTTCGACGACGAGCACGAGGATATGCTGGAGGAATGCAGGAAACAACTGAAAGATATTGGCCGGACGTGCTCCCCGCTGTTGGCAGCGGTGGTGTTGTCCTCCAGCTTCTACATCCCCAGCGAGCACAACCGGGACAGCAACCAACTGGCCTTTAAGATCTTCTCCCACGTGTACGTGGTGGGCTTCTCCTGCGCCGCGACCTCGCTGGTCATGTTCCTTATGCTGGCCATTACGACGTTCATGAATCAGGACTTCCGGCGGAAGTTGCCGCGGCACTACCTGGTGGCGTGCTTCTTGCTGATCATTTCCGTGGCCGCCTTCATCGTTGCCTTCGCTTGCAACATATACCTGCAAATCTATGGGGGAACAGGAAGTCCCCCACCGACTTGGCGACGCTGCTGCTCGAGCTCCTACTGGTTCCCTTCCTCTTCGCCTTGCCCTTCTCCGTCACGGGAATCTCCAGGTCATTGGATACCCTTAAACGTTTCTACAAGTAATTCTATGTTTTTTCTTATTAAATATCAGCTTGATATATAA